The nucleotide sequence CGAGATCACCTTCCGCAAGATCGACCATCAGTCGACGCTCGGGGCCTATGTCGGCAAGACCGCGCTGAAGGACGGCAAGGGCGTGATGGTGGACTCGTCCTACAAGAAGGGCGCGGACTATCTGCCCAGCGACGCCGAAGTCGAGAAGCTGCGTCCGAAGGATTGATGCGAGGAGAGACCGGGGCCTCGTGGTTCGAGACGCGCGGCGTTGCCGCGCTCCTCACCATGAGGGTCCCGGCCCTCATCCTGAGGAGGCGCGCAGCGCCGTATCGAAGGATGAAGCCCAGAACTCAGACTTAACTAACCCGGATCGCCGATGGCATTTTACGTCGTACAGTTTCTGACCGGTCTCGCCAGCGCAGCGTCGCTGTTTCTGGTGGCCTCGGGCCTGTCGATCATCTTCGGCGTGACGCGGATCGTGAATTTCGCCCATGGCGCCTTCTACATGATCGGCGCCTACATCGCCTTCACGCTCACCGAGCGCCTGTCGGGTGCGCTCGGCTTCTGGGGCGCGATCGTGATGGCCGCGTTTGCCGTGGCCTTGATCGGAATCATCGTCGAGATGGTGCTGCTCCGCCGCATCTATCACGCGCCCGAACTGTTCCAGTTGCTCGCGACCTTCGGCCTGACCTTGATGGTCGAGGACCTCGTCGTGCTGATCTGGGGGCCTGACGATCTCGTCGGCCGCCGCGCGCCGGGCTTCAAGGGCGCCATCGACTTCTTCGGCCAGAACATTCCGAGCTATGATCTGTTCCTGATCGTGCTCGGACCGGTCGTGCTCGGCATTCTCTGGCTATTGTTCCAGCGCACGCGCTGGGGCGTGCTGGTGCGCGCGGCGACGCAGGACCGCGACATGGTCGCAGCGCTGGGCGTGAACCAGAAATGGCTGTTCACGTCGGTGTTCGCGGTCGGCGTCTTCCTCGCCGCCCTCGGCGGCGCGCTCCAGATCCCGCGCGACGCCGTGCATCACGCCATGGACCTGCGCATCATCGTCGAGGTCTTCGTCGTCGTCGTGATCGGCGGCCTCGGCAGCATCGTCGGCGCCTTCGTCGCGGCCGTGCTGGTGTCCGAACTGAATGCCTTCGGCATCCTGATCTTCCCGAAGATTTCCATCATCCTGGTCTTCCTGGTGATGGCGGTCGTGCTGATCGTCCGTCCCTGGGGCCTGTTCGGCAAGCCGGAGGCGGCCGCGCGCAAGACGCCGGGCCTCACCGTCAATCCCTGGCGGCCGCTGACGTCGAACGAGCGGCTGGCGTCGCTTGTGGTGCTCGTCATCGCGGCGACGCTGCCGCTGTTCGCCGGCAATTACCTCCTCACCGTCGGCTCGGAGATCGCGATCTTCGTGATCTTTGCCGCCAGCCTGCACTTTCTGATGTCGGTCGGCGGGCTCGCGTCCTTCGGTCACGCCGCCTATTTCGGCCTCGGCGCTTACGGCGTTGCGTTCCTCGCCAAGATGGCGGGGCTGCCGATGATTGTATGTCTCCTGCTCGGGCCGCTGCTCGGCTGCATGGGCGCCGCCGTGTTCGGCTTCTTCGCGGTGCAGCTCTCCGGCGTCTACTTCGCGATGCTGACGTTGGCCTTTGCGCAGATCGTCTGGTCGATCGCGTTCCAGTGGGTGAGCGTAACGGGCGGCGACAACGGCATCCTCGGCGTCTGGCCGGAGAAGTGGGCGGCGAGCCCGTCGAGCTTCTATTGGCTGGCGCTGGGCGTCGCGGCGCTCGTGACGATCGCGTTGCGGGCGATGGTGTTCTCGCCCTTCGGCTATGCGCTCCGCGCGACGCGCGACTCGTTGCTGCGCACGGAAGCGATCGGTATCAACGCCAAGCGCATCCAGTGGACGGCGTTCGTGATCGCGGGAACGACGGCCGGGATCGGCGGCGCACTGTTCGCCTATCTCAAGGGCAGCGTCTTCCCTGACAATCTCGGCATCTCGCTGTCGGTCGATGCGCTGGTCATGGTGCTGCTCGGCGGTGTCGAGACGGTGTCGGGCGCGGTGATCGGCGCCATCGTCTACAAGGCTCTGAACATCTGGCTGGTCAGCCAGACCGATTTGTCGAAGCTCGTGCTCGGCGGCTTCATCGTGCTGATCGTCGTCGTCTTCCCCAAGGGCATCGTCGGCATGCTGGAGATGCTGGCGCAGCGCCGCAGGAAGGCATCGCCGCCGGGATCCCCCCTGCTTGCCAAGCCGATCGAGTCCGCCGAATGAGCGTTGCACCCCCACTTCTCGCGGTCGAAGGCCTGACCAAATCCTATGGCGGCATCCATGCCGTGCGCGGTGTCTCGTTCTCGCTGCGCGCTGGCGAAATCCTGGCGCTGATCGGACCGAACGGCGCGGGCAAGAGCACCTGCTTCGACATGCTCAACGGCCAGAACAAGCCGGATACCGGCCACGTGCGTTTGGCGGGCGAGGAAATCACCGGCAAGAAGCCGCGCGAGGTCTGGCGGATGGGCGTGGGCCGTACCTTCCAGATCACCGCGACCTTTGCGACCATGACGGTGCGCGAGAACGTGCAGGTCGCGCTGATCTCGCACGGCAAGCAGCTGTTCAATGTCTTCGGCTCGGCGCCGAATTTCGACCGTGGCGAGGCGGGGCGGCTGCTCGAACTGGTCGGCATGGGCGGCTACGCGGATCGCCCCTGCGGAGAGCTCGCCTATGGCGACCTCAAGCGGCTTGAGCTTGCGGTGGCGCTCGCCAACCAGCCGAAGCTGCTGCTGATGGATGAGCCGACCGCCGGCATGGCGCCGCGCGAGCGCGTCGACCTGATGCGATTGACCGCGCAGATCGCACGGGAGAAATCGATCGGCGTGCTCTTCACCGAGCACGACATGGACGTGGTGTTCGAGCATGCCGACCGCATCATCGTGCTCAATCGCGGCACGCTGATCGCCGAGGGCTCGCCAGCCGAGGTGCGCGGCAATGCGCAGGTGCAGGCGGTCTATCTCGGCGAGGGCCTGGTCTACGATGCCCGCCACCGCGAGGGGGCATCGACATGAAGCTGACCGTCGAGGGGCTCAACAGCCATTACGGCCCGGCGCACATCCTGTTCGACATCGGCTTCGAGGTCGGCGAGGGCGAGGTGGTCGCGCTGCTCGGGCGCAACGGCGCTGGCAAGTCGACGACGTTCCGCTCGATCGTCGGCCTCGTCGCGCAAAGAACCGGCCGCATCCTATTCGAGGGCAAGGACGTCTCGATGCGTCCGACCCACGAGATCGTGCGCGAGGGCCTCGGCTATGTGCCGGAGGAGCGGCGCATCTTCACGGATCTCACGGTGGAGGAGAATCTCGAGGTCGGCCGCCAGCCGAAGCGCGCGAATGCGCCGCACTGGACGCGCGAAAAACTGTTCGCGTTGTTTCCAAACCTTGGCGAAATGAAAAATCGGCCGGGTGGCCGCATGAGCGGCGGCGAGCAGCAGATGCTCACCATCGCGCGCACGCTGATGGGCAATCCGTCGCTGGTTCTGCTGGACGAGCCTTCGGAAGGCCTGTCGCCCAAAATAGTGGAGCAGATGGTCGAAGCCATCCTGACCATGAAGAAGGAAGGCGTCAGCATCGTCGTCTCCGAGCAGAATCTGCACTTTGCGCGGCTGATCTCCGATCGCGCCTATATCATCGAGCGCGGCCGCATCTGTTTCGGCGGCACCATGGCCGAGCTCGATGCGCGTCCGGATATCCGCGACGCGCACTTGTCGTTGTGACAGCAAAGGGAAGGGCAGCGAGCGGATGGCGAGAAGCGTCGCGGCGAAGAAGAGCGTCAAGCCGTCCAAATCGTCTTACGTGCTCGACGAGCAGGTCGGATTCATCCTGCGCCAGGTCTGGCAGCGCCACAGCGCAATCTTCTCCCGCGACATCGGCACCAACATCACGCCGACGCAATGGGCGGCGCTGTCGAAGCTCGCCGAGGCCGGGCCATGCTCGCAGAACCAGCTCGGGCGGCTGACGGCGATGGACGTCGCGACCATCAAGGGCGTGATCGATCGCCTGACGGCGCGCGGCCTGACCGAGACCAGCCAGGATCCCGAGGACGGACGGCGGCTGCTGGTCAGCCTGACGCGCGCCGGACAGCAGCTCGCGGAGAAGGTCGCGCCGAACGCGCTTGCCATCACCCGTGAGACGCTGGCGCCGCTCGACGCCAAGGAGCGCGAGACGCTGATGGCGCTGTTGAACAAGCTGCGGTGAAGGTGTCGTAGTGACGTAGTCTCGTAGGGTGGGCAAAGCGAAGCGTGCCCACCATTTCTCTCAATCAGGAAAAAATCGTGGGCACGGCGCTTCGCGCCTTTGCCCACCCTACGGCAGTTGAACAAGCTGCGGGGACTGGCGACTAATCTCGATGAGGGGCTTATCGAGGTTTACGTCATGAGAGCGGCGACGCGGGTTGCGATGTTTCTGAGTCTCGGCGTGGCACTGGCAAGCCAGTGCGCTCCCGCCTCGGCGGCGCAGGCCTACGAGGGCTTCTGGGCGTCCAGCAAAAAGGACTGCCGCGACGACGACAGCCCCAACCGGATGAGCATCGAAGGCGGCAATCGCCTGTACTGGTACGAGACGCGGTGCCGCGCCAGCGAGATCACCGCGGACGGCAAGCTCGGCTGGAAAATGAAGCTCGCCTGCGAAGGTGAGGGCGAGAAGTTTCGCTCCAATCCGCGCATCTCCATCGCTGCCGATGGCAGACTGGTGATGGACAACGGCCCGGTCGGGCAGGCCAAGCGCCAGACCTATGTGCGTTGTGAGATCGCGAAGAAGCGCTGATCCCTTACGACTTTCCCGGCCATTTGGCGCGATAGCGGATTTCGCTGCCGTCAGCGAGCCGCCGCCAAGTCCCGAACTCCGGCGCATGCGGCGCCCGGGCGCTCAGATCGATCGGATAGAGCCGGCCCGGCTGACCTTGAATGTTGACGCCGAGCTGCCGGTGCGAGGTGCGAAACGCGAGCTCGACCTCGCCCGCGATGACGTACTGGTCGCCGTCGCGATGGAAGCCGGCCGGTGTCATTTCGCCCGGCATGGTGTTGAGATCGGTCTGCAATTCGATGCTGATGCCTTGCGCCGGCACCGTCGCGCCGGGCGGAAAACGAACCTCGAACACGAGCAGGGGATTGGCGCCGTTCCGGTTGAGCCAGGGCGTGGCGGTTGCATAGGCGTAGGCGATGTAGATGCCGAGACCGGTGACGCAGAGCAGGGCGACCACGCCGAGCGACTTCAGGCTGTTGCGCGCGAGGCCGCCATTGTTTGCCTCCTGGCCTGAACGCGTCACTAGCCAGCTGGCAAGCACCGCGCCGGCGATCGCGCCGATGGGGGAGTAGACGAACAATCCCAACAGACCCGATGTGATCGGGTCCGCCCGGTTGCCGAAATCGAGCAGGGAGAACAGCACGAAGATCGCGACATAGCCCGCCACGGCGCCGGCAACGCCAGCGGCTATTCGCGATGAGTTTTTCATGCCCCCTCGATGGTCCAGCAATGAACTGCCGCCGCCGAGGGCTGCCTGCGTTAGACGCAGCAGGCAGGAGACTTGTTCAACGCCTTCGAGAGACGACGCGGAGCGGGGGCCGCTCCGGCTGCGTCACTTCGCCACCACCTCCGGCACCCGGCCTGCGGGCGGGGTGTTGCGGCTGCGCTGGGTACGCACGATGCCGTCGATGATGGTCATGCCGATGCCCGGGAGGTCGCCGAGCTGGACGCTCTCCAGGATGGTCTTGCCGGGCGAGTGCTGCGCCTTGTCCATGATGACGAAGTCGGCGGAGCGGCCGACTTCAATGAGGCCGCAGTCGAGCTGCCGCATCCGCGCGGTGTTGCCGGTGGCGAGACAGAAGGCGAGTTCGGCTGGGAGGTCGCCGAGCGAGGACAGCATCGAGACCATGCGCAGAATGCCGAGCGGCTGCACGCCGGAGCCGGCCGGCGCGTCGGTGCCGAGGATGACCCGGTGCAGGTCGTTCATCTCGCGCGCGATGCGTAGCGTGAACAAAGCCGAGCGCTCATTGCCGTTGTGCACGATCTCGAGGCCGCGCTTGCAACCCTCGCAGATGCAGCGGATCTGGTCGTCGGGCAGCGCGGTGTGGCCGCCATTGATGTGGCCGACCACGTCGGTGTCGGCCTCCAGCACCACGTCCTTGTCGATCAGGCCGGAGCCGGGGATCGAAGGGCCGCCGGTGTGAATCGTGCTCTGGATGCCGTATTTGCGCGCCCAGCCGACCATCCTGCGCGCTGTCGGACCGTCCTTGACGCCGCCGAGGCCGACCTCGCCGAGCAGCTTGACGCCGGCCGCGGCCAATTCCTTGAAATCCTCCTCGACCATCTCGCACTCGATCACCGGCGCGCCGGCGTGAACCTTCACGCCGCCCGGACGCAGATTCCAGAACGCGCGCTGGGCGAAGATCGCCATCGCCTTCAGCCCCACGACGTCGCGGGGCCGCCCGGGCATGTGGACTTCGCCGGCCGAGATCATCGTGGTGACGCCGCCGTGAAGGTTGCTGTCGATCCAGCCGATCTGGTTCTGGCGGGGTGTCCAGTCGCCGGCGACAGGGTGGACATGGCTGTCGATCAGGCCGGGTGCCACCGTGGTGCCGTTGGCCTCGACGATGGTGGTCGCGCCTTCGGTGTCGAGGTCCTTGAAACTTCCGATGGCGGTGATCTTGCCGTTCTCGGCGACGATGGTGTCGCCGTCCAAGATCGGCTTTTCCAGGGCGCCGGACAGGATCAGGCCGATATTCCGGACCACGAGCTTCGAGGGTCCGGTGGCCTGGGGTGCGTCATGCGCCATGGAAGGGGCTCCTTATTCGTAACTGCAACGCTCGCGATCTTGGGCAGCCTTGACCCCGGGAGCAAGCAGGATTATTCATTAGTACACGAATGATCGTGTACAAACGACGCATAGCTGCCCGCCTCGGAACCGCAATTGACGCGACAGGGAAGGTGAGATGAGCAATTTCAACCAGGAAAGCGTTTTGAGCGTCCACCACTGGACCGACACGCTGTTCTCCTTCAAGACCACGCGCAGCCCGACCTTCCGTTTCCGCAACGGCGAGTTCACCATGATCGGGCTCAAGGTCGGCGAGAAGCCGCTGCTGCGGGCCTACAGCGTCGCCAGCGCCAATTACGAGGACACGCTGGAGTTCTTCTCGATCAAGGTGCCGGACGGTCCGCTCACCTCGCGCCTCCAGCATTTGCAGGAAGGCGACGAGATCATCGTCAGCCGCAAGGCCACCGGCACGCTGGTGATCGACAATCTGGAGGAGGGGCGCAACCTCTACCTCATCGGCACCGGCACGGGCCTCGCGCCGTTCCTGAGCGTGATCAAGGACCCCGAGACCTACGAGCGGTTCGAGAAGGTGGTGCTCCTGCACGGCTGCCGTCACGTCAAGGAGCTCGCCTATGGCGAGATGATCACCGAGACGCTGCCGAAGGACGAGCTGATCGGCGAGTACATCCGCGAGCAGCTGATCTATTACCCGACCGTGACCCGCGATCCTTTCCGCAACCGCGGCCGCATCACCGATCTCATCACCTCAGGCAAGCTGTTTGCCGATATCGGTCTGCCGGGCCTGGAAGCCGCCCATGACCGCGTCATGATCTGCGGCAGCCCGGCGCTGGTCGCGGACACCCGCCTGCTCCTGGGCGAGCGGGGCTTTGTCGAAGGCAACCACGGCGAGCCGGCCCAGTTCGTGGTCGAAAAGGCCTTCGCGGAACGCTAGGTCCAGAATTCCTGCCCAATAACACCGCATTTTCGCCGTCTGGCGCCCGTTGCGGCGCCGATTCGGCGCTTGATACTATGTGGGAGCGAATCAGCGGAGTTCCCACATGGTTGCGGACAGCGACAGCAACATCGCCTGGCACCGGGTCCAGT is from Bradyrhizobium xenonodulans and encodes:
- a CDS encoding ABC transporter ATP-binding protein produces the protein MSVAPPLLAVEGLTKSYGGIHAVRGVSFSLRAGEILALIGPNGAGKSTCFDMLNGQNKPDTGHVRLAGEEITGKKPREVWRMGVGRTFQITATFATMTVRENVQVALISHGKQLFNVFGSAPNFDRGEAGRLLELVGMGGYADRPCGELAYGDLKRLELAVALANQPKLLLMDEPTAGMAPRERVDLMRLTAQIAREKSIGVLFTEHDMDVVFEHADRIIVLNRGTLIAEGSPAEVRGNAQVQAVYLGEGLVYDARHREGAST
- a CDS encoding ABC transporter ATP-binding protein; protein product: MKLTVEGLNSHYGPAHILFDIGFEVGEGEVVALLGRNGAGKSTTFRSIVGLVAQRTGRILFEGKDVSMRPTHEIVREGLGYVPEERRIFTDLTVEENLEVGRQPKRANAPHWTREKLFALFPNLGEMKNRPGGRMSGGEQQMLTIARTLMGNPSLVLLDEPSEGLSPKIVEQMVEAILTMKKEGVSIVVSEQNLHFARLISDRAYIIERGRICFGGTMAELDARPDIRDAHLSL
- a CDS encoding amidohydrolase family protein, coding for MAHDAPQATGPSKLVVRNIGLILSGALEKPILDGDTIVAENGKITAIGSFKDLDTEGATTIVEANGTTVAPGLIDSHVHPVAGDWTPRQNQIGWIDSNLHGGVTTMISAGEVHMPGRPRDVVGLKAMAIFAQRAFWNLRPGGVKVHAGAPVIECEMVEEDFKELAAAGVKLLGEVGLGGVKDGPTARRMVGWARKYGIQSTIHTGGPSIPGSGLIDKDVVLEADTDVVGHINGGHTALPDDQIRCICEGCKRGLEIVHNGNERSALFTLRIAREMNDLHRVILGTDAPAGSGVQPLGILRMVSMLSSLGDLPAELAFCLATGNTARMRQLDCGLIEVGRSADFVIMDKAQHSPGKTILESVQLGDLPGIGMTIIDGIVRTQRSRNTPPAGRVPEVVAK
- a CDS encoding MarR family winged helix-turn-helix transcriptional regulator; translated protein: MARSVAAKKSVKPSKSSYVLDEQVGFILRQVWQRHSAIFSRDIGTNITPTQWAALSKLAEAGPCSQNQLGRLTAMDVATIKGVIDRLTARGLTETSQDPEDGRRLLVSLTRAGQQLAEKVAPNALAITRETLAPLDAKERETLMALLNKLR
- a CDS encoding ABC transporter permease, with the translated sequence MAFYVVQFLTGLASAASLFLVASGLSIIFGVTRIVNFAHGAFYMIGAYIAFTLTERLSGALGFWGAIVMAAFAVALIGIIVEMVLLRRIYHAPELFQLLATFGLTLMVEDLVVLIWGPDDLVGRRAPGFKGAIDFFGQNIPSYDLFLIVLGPVVLGILWLLFQRTRWGVLVRAATQDRDMVAALGVNQKWLFTSVFAVGVFLAALGGALQIPRDAVHHAMDLRIIVEVFVVVVIGGLGSIVGAFVAAVLVSELNAFGILIFPKISIILVFLVMAVVLIVRPWGLFGKPEAAARKTPGLTVNPWRPLTSNERLASLVVLVIAATLPLFAGNYLLTVGSEIAIFVIFAASLHFLMSVGGLASFGHAAYFGLGAYGVAFLAKMAGLPMIVCLLLGPLLGCMGAAVFGFFAVQLSGVYFAMLTLAFAQIVWSIAFQWVSVTGGDNGILGVWPEKWAASPSSFYWLALGVAALVTIALRAMVFSPFGYALRATRDSLLRTEAIGINAKRIQWTAFVIAGTTAGIGGALFAYLKGSVFPDNLGISLSVDALVMVLLGGVETVSGAVIGAIVYKALNIWLVSQTDLSKLVLGGFIVLIVVVFPKGIVGMLEMLAQRRRKASPPGSPLLAKPIESAE
- a CDS encoding ferredoxin--NADP reductase produces the protein MSNFNQESVLSVHHWTDTLFSFKTTRSPTFRFRNGEFTMIGLKVGEKPLLRAYSVASANYEDTLEFFSIKVPDGPLTSRLQHLQEGDEIIVSRKATGTLVIDNLEEGRNLYLIGTGTGLAPFLSVIKDPETYERFEKVVLLHGCRHVKELAYGEMITETLPKDELIGEYIREQLIYYPTVTRDPFRNRGRITDLITSGKLFADIGLPGLEAAHDRVMICGSPALVADTRLLLGERGFVEGNHGEPAQFVVEKAFAER